The nucleotide window CTTGATCAAAGCTTCTCAAGTCCTGTCGGGAGAAATTCAACTAGATCAATTACTTTCTACATTCATGGAAATCGTCATGGAAAATGCAGGAGCATCTTATGCTGCTTTGATCTTACGAGAAGGAGAGAATTTCAAAATAGCCGCTACTGCCAATATTTCAGGTTCATCTAAAGAAGCAGTCGTAGTTACCCAATCAATTGTTTTAGAAGATAGTTCAAATATCCCCCTCTCTTTAATTAACTATGTCAGGCGGACTAATAAAACCTTAGTCATCGATGATGCAACTACTCAACCATCTCTAGCATCCGATTCTTATATAGACCAAAAACAACCTAAAAGCTTATTATGCACTCCCATGATTTATCAAAGTAAACTGATGGGAATTCTTTACTTGGAAAATCAGCTAACTAGCGGAGCTTTTACTAGGAATAGATTGCAAGTACTCAAAGTTTTGTGTTCTCAAGCTGCTATTTCTTTAGAAAATGCCAATTTGTATCTGGAATCTCAAAATTACTCTCAACAGTTAGAAGAATCCTATCAACAATTACAACAAGCTCAATTGCAAATCGTACAGAGTGAGAAAATGGCTACGATCGGGCAATTAATGGCAGGGATAGCTCATGAAATAAATAATCCCCTCGGTTTTATTGCGGGAAATATAGAACACGCACTTGAATATGCTCGAGATGTAATCGATCAGTTGCATTTGTATCAAGATAATTACCCAAATCCAGTACCGGAAATTCAACAGAATGCCGCTAAGATTGATTTGGATTTCGTGCTAGAAGATTTACCCAAAATCATTTATTCGATGAAAGAAGGTACTGAAAGAATTCAAGAAATTAGTAATTCGATGCGGATTTTCTCGCGGGGGGATACTTCTCAAAAAGTACCGTTTAACATTCATCACGGGATTGATAGTACTCTTTTAATTTTGCGCCATCGCTTGAAGGCTAATGACTCTCGTCCTGCCATTGAAATAGTAAAAAAATATGGCGATTTGCCAGAAGTTCGTTGTTATCCAGGTCAATTAAACCAAGTATTTATGAATATTCTGGCAAATGCTATTGATGCGCTGGAAGAATCAAATAAAGATAAAAGTTTTGCGGAAATTCGCCATCATCCGAATCGCATTACAATCATTACAGAGATCGATTCCGATCGCGCTTATGCGATCGTGAGGATTGCCGACAACGGAACCGGAATACCGAAGGAAGTACAACACCGTATTTTCGACCATTTATTTACTACTAAAGCGGTAGGAAAAGGAACGGGTTTGGGTTTATCGATCGCGCGTCAAATTGTCCAAAAAGAACATTCTGGCAAGCTAACTTGTATTTCTTCCCCGGGAAGCGGTACTGAATTTGCAATCGCGATTCCTCTTTAAAAATTGCAGTTGAAGGGTGGATCGTAATTTTTTGTCAAAACCCGCCCTTCCACACAATATATGCAACCGAACATGATATTACTCATATTCTCAGTTTTTTGAGAGGTTTGATTGATGCTGGAAAACTGGTTTTTGGGATATAAAATTGATAGTTATCTCGGCCATTTTCCTTAGCCTTATATAAAGCATAATCGGCATTTTTGAGTAAATCTTGTAATTCCTCACCATCTTGGGGATAAATTGCAATACCGATACTCGTGCTGGTAGATACTTGTCGATCCTCTAATTCAAAAGGTTGCTCGAAAGCATCCAAAATTCTTTGAGCAACTTTGGCAACTTCATGAATATAAGTAATTTGAGGTAATAATACAGTAAATTCATCTCCTCCCCAACGAGCCACCGTGTCACCTTCTCGCAAACAACTTTTCAATCTTTCCGCCACAATCTGCAACAATTGATCGCCTACGCTATGTCCTAAAGTATCGTTAATTCTTTTAAACCCATCTAAGTCTAAAAACATTACTGCCAATCGGTGATGATTTCTATGGCAATTGGCTAGAGAAATTGCAAGGCGATCTTTAAACAAAGTACGATTTGGCAAGTTAGTTAGCAAATCATGAAAAGCTTGATATTCGATCGTAGCTTCTGCCCGCTTTCGCTCGGTAATATCTACTACCGTACCTTCATAACCGAGTAATTTACCATCATCATCATACAGTGCGTAAGCATTCTCAGAAATCCAAATGATCGTCCGGTCTTTGCAGTAAACTTGCGATTCAAATCCCCACACAGCACCCTGTTCTTGTACCAAACTCATGAATTCAGTGCGACGATTTGGTTGAACGTATAGTTGATGCTCGATATCGGTAAGTGCTGCTAGTAGTTCTTCCGTAGAATCATAACCGTAAATCCGGGCTAACATGGGATTTGCCGTGATGTAGTAACCATCAACCGTAGTTTGAAAAATTCCTTCTACGGCATTTTCAAAGATACTGCGATACTTGCGTTCTGCCAACCGCAATGCTTCTTCTGCTTCCTTGCGATCGGTAATGTCAATTCCCGTACCTATGATATATTTTACCAACCCATCAGCATCTAATAAAGTGCTATTAGACCAAGCTATAATTCGGTGTTTTCCATCTTTGGTAACCCAGAAATTTTCACACTCATTGGCAGCTTTGCCTCCTCGTAATTCCTCGAAAACAGCTTTGACTATTGCCAATTCTTCTCGAATTAAAAACAAATCCCAAATAAATTTATTTTGTACTTCCTCAAAAGCGTAACCGGTGATTTTTTCACAAGCTCGGTTAAACCGGACAATTTTTCCTTCCCGATCGAGAACTACTACTAAAGCACCAGCAGTATCGAGGATTGCCGAGACAAAATTGCGTTCTTCTAATAATGCTTGCTCTGCCTGTTTGCGCTCGGTAATGTCATTGATGAAACCTTCTAATCCCAATAATTTACCGCTATCGTCAAGTATTCCTTTTCCTTTTTCCCACAGCCATTTTTCTTGCCCTGATTTAGTGCGAATTCGATACTCAACTACGTAATGTTGTTTTTCAACAACCGCTTCGTTAATCGAATTCAAAACTTTTGGTAAGTCTTCTTGGTGGGTAATCGCATTATAAGAACAGCCATTTCCTAAAAGTTCTTGACTTTTATAACCGGTTACTTCCAGACAGCCTTCGCTTAAATATTTCATCGACCATTGAGCATCGGCTGCACATGAAAAAGCAATACCTGGTAACGAATCGATCAATATAGCCAGCCGTCGCTTACTTTCTCGAAGTTCTTCTTCTGCTTGTTTGCGATCGGTAATATCTTCTAATACAATAATCCAATATTTCTTACCGTAAATTTCTAGAGGGCTGATGCGAGCGTAGGTAATTAATAAAGTACCGTCTTTCTTACAGTTGATTAATTCGCCTATCCAGCTTCCTTGCTTTTTTAAACTCTCGCTTATTTTGGCCATAATGCGTTCTTTTTGCGGATCTGAATAGGCAGTGATAACTGATATATCTTTACCGATTAATTCTCCCAATTCATATCCGAACATGGTATCAAATGCTGGATTAGTAAAAAATATCAACCCATGCTCGTCACACATATTAACGCCTTCGATCATTCTCTCTAAGACTAACGCTTGTGTTTTGATTACCTGTTCTGTCCGTTTATGCTGAATCAAGACTCCTAATTGATTGGTAACGCTGGCGACTAATTCTGCAAGTTGAGAATCTTTTTCACGAGATTCAAACATAAAAAATACCAAGACTGCTAACACTTGGTTGTTGGCAAGAATCGGTATTCCTAATGCTGCTTTTAAATTGCTTTCTACAGCTATTTGGCAGCGCAAAAAAACCGAGTCTGTTTCTTGGGTAACGTCTTTAATCCATTCTGAATGCTTGGATAACCAAACTCGCCCCGGTAACCCAAGGTTCGGTGAAAATGTAAATGCTTCGCTGAGGTTTCTGAATTTTTCTAATTTGGTTTCAGTGCTATACCAAACTCGACTGCATTCCAAGGCAGTACCATCAATTCGCGGAATCCATGCTTCTGCATACTGCCAACCTGTGGCTTGGCATACCTGACGCAAGGTTTCTCCCAATGCGGTATGAAAATCTTCTGACTGGACTACAGCCAGTGTCATGGCTTGTAAAAGCCTCGCTTCTTCTGGGATCTGCTTGTTTTCTGCGGTAGTTTCATCCATGTTAAAAACTGTTAATTTGTATTTTTTGTTACAAGATTGACGATATTGCTGTGGTAAGAGGTAGAGCAGCCCTATTGACCAAAAAATCTGCTAAATGATATATTGAACAATTTTGAGTATTTCAGTCATTAAAATATCAATTCTGTTAATAGGTAACTGTTTTAAAAGTTTTTTTTAGAAGTGGGGGAGCGCGAGGTGGCAGGTGGTAGGGGAAGGGGTTCGCTGCATCGCCTATCTCCGATCGCCACCGTTAATATAGGCTAGGCTAGTGTAAAGGTGTATGTTGCCTAACCTCTAACTGGGGTGAAACAGTCAAAGAGTTGCCGTAGCATGGGTATTTTAAGATTGAGGGGCAGATTTCGACGTGATATTTGTCTGGAAATAGGGAATAAACATAAATGTAGTCCAGTTTCTCCCAGGATAATCTTGGCGGGGAATATTGGCGAAAAATTATCCTTCTGTTTTGATGAAAAGAGGTTGTCTAAAAAAAAACGACCTTAGTGCATATACCTAGAATTAGATCCGGGATTTCCGTTCCTTGAAATTCTTTGCTTTTAGTGACTTTACTGATGCAATTACCCTGGTCAAGGGCATTCTATAAACAGGCGTCCATTTAGCTGCGAGCAATTATGTCAATTCCCATTATTGTTATAGAACCCTATCTAGCTCAAACTCCACCGAAAGTACCCAAGGGTAAAGATATGCCGATGGAAACTATCTGGATGGGAGTTTCCGGGGCGCTGGCCTTGGCCGTGGTTGGTTTGGGAGTTTATTCTTATTTCCAGAGCGGTAGGTTGAAAAAGAAAGTCCGGTTTGAAGAATTTAGAACTCGGGAACTGGATAAAAAGTTAAAGTTGGCGCTGGAAACTATCCGCAAAATGGAAACTAATCCAGATTTGGTTTACTCGCGAGAGTTTAACCTAGATTATTTGCGGATGCGGATGTCTGAAGAAGTGTTTCATTATGCGATCGTCAATCAAATTAAAGTAAAAGTCAAGGAAAAAATTTCTCAAGCATTGCGTCCGGTACAAGTTGCGCCAACTGCTGCTACCGGGAGTACTGCTAATGCGGGAAGGCAAGTCGATGAGATGTTTGATGTGGAGTATCAACCAGTAGAAAATAATCCGAAAATTAAGAAGGGCGTGCTTTTCCGCATTCAAATTCGGTTAATGAAATTACCTACTCAGGCCACTTCTGCTACAATTAATCAAAT belongs to Leptolyngbyaceae cyanobacterium and includes:
- a CDS encoding PAS domain S-box protein, yielding MDETTAENKQIPEEARLLQAMTLAVVQSEDFHTALGETLRQVCQATGWQYAEAWIPRIDGTALECSRVWYSTETKLEKFRNLSEAFTFSPNLGLPGRVWLSKHSEWIKDVTQETDSVFLRCQIAVESNLKAALGIPILANNQVLAVLVFFMFESREKDSQLAELVASVTNQLGVLIQHKRTEQVIKTQALVLERMIEGVNMCDEHGLIFFTNPAFDTMFGYELGELIGKDISVITAYSDPQKERIMAKISESLKKQGSWIGELINCKKDGTLLITYARISPLEIYGKKYWIIVLEDITDRKQAEEELRESKRRLAILIDSLPGIAFSCAADAQWSMKYLSEGCLEVTGYKSQELLGNGCSYNAITHQEDLPKVLNSINEAVVEKQHYVVEYRIRTKSGQEKWLWEKGKGILDDSGKLLGLEGFINDITERKQAEQALLEERNFVSAILDTAGALVVVLDREGKIVRFNRACEKITGYAFEEVQNKFIWDLFLIREELAIVKAVFEELRGGKAANECENFWVTKDGKHRIIAWSNSTLLDADGLVKYIIGTGIDITDRKEAEEALRLAERKYRSIFENAVEGIFQTTVDGYYITANPMLARIYGYDSTEELLAALTDIEHQLYVQPNRRTEFMSLVQEQGAVWGFESQVYCKDRTIIWISENAYALYDDDGKLLGYEGTVVDITERKRAEATIEYQAFHDLLTNLPNRTLFKDRLAISLANCHRNHHRLAVMFLDLDGFKRINDTLGHSVGDQLLQIVAERLKSCLREGDTVARWGGDEFTVLLPQITYIHEVAKVAQRILDAFEQPFELEDRQVSTSTSIGIAIYPQDGEELQDLLKNADYALYKAKENGRDNYQFYIPKTSFPASIKPLKKLRI